A section of the Echeneis naucrates chromosome 12, fEcheNa1.1, whole genome shotgun sequence genome encodes:
- the atp6v1g1 gene encoding V-type proton ATPase subunit G 1 isoform X1, with amino-acid sequence MASQSQGIQQLLQAEKRAAEKVAEARKRKNRRLKQAKEEAQAEIEQYRLQREKEFKTKEAAALGSHGNSAVEVDRDTADRMGRIQASYRGNREAVLGELLRRVCDIQPEFHANYRVAG; translated from the exons ATGGCGAGTCAATCGCAGGGgatccagcagctgctgcaggccgAGAAGAGAGCGGCTGAGAAGGTGGCCGAGGCCCGCAAGC GTAAGAACCGCCGTCTGAAGCAGGCGAAGGAGGAGGCCCAAGCTGAGATCGAACAGTATCGTcttcagagagagaaggagttCAAGACCAAGGAGGCGGCT GCACTCGGTTCCCATGGTAACAGTGCAGTGGAAGTGGATCGCGACACTGCAGACAGGATGGGTCGGATCCAGGCCAGTTACCGTGGCAATCGCGAGGCGGTGCTGGGTGAGCTCCTGCGACGTGTCTGTGACATCCAACCAGAGTTCCACGCCAACTACCGTGTGGCCGGCTGA
- the atp6v1g1 gene encoding V-type proton ATPase subunit G 1 isoform X2 has translation MASQSQGIQQLLQAEKRAAEKVAEARKRKNRRLKQAKEVDRDTADRMGRIQASYRGNREAVLGELLRRVCDIQPEFHANYRVAG, from the exons ATGGCGAGTCAATCGCAGGGgatccagcagctgctgcaggccgAGAAGAGAGCGGCTGAGAAGGTGGCCGAGGCCCGCAAGC GTAAGAACCGCCGTCTGAAGCAGGCGAA GGAAGTGGATCGCGACACTGCAGACAGGATGGGTCGGATCCAGGCCAGTTACCGTGGCAATCGCGAGGCGGTGCTGGGTGAGCTCCTGCGACGTGTCTGTGACATCCAACCAGAGTTCCACGCCAACTACCGTGTGGCCGGCTGA